The following proteins come from a genomic window of Salvia hispanica cultivar TCC Black 2014 chromosome 4, UniMelb_Shisp_WGS_1.0, whole genome shotgun sequence:
- the LOC125223469 gene encoding uncharacterized protein LOC125223469, with translation MEATLELEDDVFFKDLSKQISLLIMDDDDDLSLSHSPPLNLQALSNQANNPASQGASFFSYDHQHQSSKRESKGTGVFIPRSTSNSRRKSARQARFMGNKFQNHPSNDHGSRGLQPHDTIIINPSYDHSFNCTRF, from the exons ATGGAAGCAACTCTTGAGTTGGAGGATGATGTCTTCTTCAAAGACTTGAGCAAGCAAATCTCTCTCCTCATcatggatgatgatgatgatctcTCCCTCTCACACTCTCCACCACTAAATCTTCAG gCTTTGAGTAATCAAGCAAACAATCCAGCATCACAAGGTGCATCATTTTTCAGCTATGATCATCAACACCAAAGTAGCAAGAGGGAGAGCAAAGGCACCGGGGTTTTCATCCCTCGTTCGACGTCGAATTCGAGACGAAAGAGTGCGAGACAAGCAAGATTCATGGGGAACAAATTTCAGAACCACCCTTCTAATGATCATGGCTCAAGAGGGCTGCAGCCTCATGACACCATCATCATTAATCCTTCTTATGATCATTCATTCAATTGTACAAGATTTTGA
- the LOC125223467 gene encoding NEDD8-activating enzyme E1 catalytic subunit isoform X1, translated as MAVPQPSRSRDLDKLLLRPGHLVGPNFEPGQELREDIKEYVKVLVVGAGGLGCELLKDLALTGFRNLDVIDMDRIEVTNLNRQFLFRLEDVGKPKAEVAAKRVMERVNGVNITPHFCRIEDKPLDFYSDFSIIVLGLDSIEARSYINEVACGFLEHDSDDNPREETVKPMVDGGTEGFKGHARIIIPGTTPCFECTIWLFPPQVKFPLCTLAETPRNAAHCIEYAHLIKWNEVHGRKSFDPDNPEDMQWVYSEAVQRAELFGIPGVTYSLTQGVVKNIIPAIASTNAIISAACALETLKIVSGCSKSLSNYLTYNGVEGLHIKVTEFEKDADCLVCGPGVLIELEKSVTLKKFINQLEDHPRLLLTRVSVSYRGEKLYMQAPPELEKETRSNLDIPLFDLMNGVSRDIVNVNGMAGKGDKKQSCMRKLRIAFKGVDGVADIDMAGGA; from the exons ATGGCGGTGCCTCAGCCCAGCAGATCAAGAGACCTCGATAAGCTTCTCCTCCGCCCCGGTCACCTCGTTGGCCCCAATTTCGAGCCCGGCCAAGAA CTGAGAGAGGATATAAAAGAGTATGTGAAGGTGTTGGTGGTGGGGGCAGGTGGGCTGGGCTGCGAATTGCTCAAGGACTTGGCTCTAACTGGCTTTCGGAATCTTGATGTAATCGATATGGACCGGATTGAGGTCACCAACCTTAATCGTCAGTTCCTCTTCAG ACTTGAAGATGTAGGAAAGCCAAAGGCTGAAGTAGCTGCTAAACGAGTTATGGAGAGAGTTAATGGTGTAAATATTACACCACATTTCTGCCGCATCGAAGACAAACCATTGGACTTTTATAGTGATTTCAGCATAATTGTCCTTGGGCTCGATTCTATTGAGGCTCGGAGCTACATAAATGAAGTAGCTTGTGGCTTTCTAG AGCATGATTCTGATGATAATCCTCGAGAAGAAACTGTCAAACCTATGGTGGATGGTGGAACTGAAGGATTCAAGGGCCATGCCAGGATTATAATTCCAGGAACAACCCCATGTTTTGAGTGTACCATTTGGCTATTTCCTCCGCAAGTGAAATTCCCTCTATGTACTTTGGCAGAAACTCCAAGGAATGCTGCTCATTGTATTGAATATGCCCATTTGATTAAATGGAATGAG gTCCATGGTCGCAAAAGCTTTGATCCAGATAATCCTGAAGACATGCAATGGGTTTATTCAGAG GCTGTCCAGAGAGCTGAACTTTTTGGAATTCCTGGAGTTACATATTCTTTGACTCAG GGTGTGGTCAAAAATATTATCCCCGCTATAGCTTCCACCAATGCTATTATCTCAGCTGCTTGTGCTTTGGAGACCTTGAAAATTGTTTCTGGATGCAGCAAGTCACTGTCTAATTATTTAAC GTATAATGGAGTGGAAGGTCTTCATATTAAAGTTACAGAGTTTGAGAAGGACGCAGATTGCCTTGTTTGTGGTCCCGGTGTTCTAATCGAGTTGGAGAAGTCTGTTACTTTAAAAAAG TTCATCAATCAACTGGAAGATCACCCTCGTCTACTCCTGACTAGAGTGAGCGTCTCATACAGGGGGGAAAAGTTATACATGCAGGCACCTCCTGAATTAGAAAAGGAGACTCGATCTAACCTGGATATTCCTTTATTTGATCTAATGAATGGAGTATCGAGGGATATTGTTAATGTTAATGGCATGGCAGGCAAGGGTGACAAGAAGCAGTCTTGTATGAGGAAGTTACGCATTGCATTCAAGGGGGTCGACGGGGTTGCAGATATTGATATGGCCGGTGGGGCAtaa
- the LOC125223467 gene encoding NEDD8-activating enzyme E1 catalytic subunit isoform X2: MAVPQPSRSRDLDKLLLRPGHLVGPNFEPGQELREDIKEYVKVLVVGAGGLGCELLKDLALTGFRNLDVIDMDRIEVTNLNRQFLFRLEDVGKPKAEVAAKRVMERVNGVNITPHFCRIEDKPLDFYSDFSIIVLGLDSIEARSYINEVACGFLEHDSDDNPREETVKPMVDGGTEGFKGHARIIIPGTTPCFECTIWLFPPQVKFPLCTLAETPRNAAHCIEYAHLIKWNEVHGRKSFDPDNPEDMQWVYSEAVQRAELFGIPGVTYSLTQGVVKNIIPAIASTNAIISAACALETLKIVSGCSKSLSNYLTYNGVEGLHIKVTEFEKDADCLVCGPGVLIELEKSVTLKKFINQLEDHPRLLLTRARVTRSSLV, translated from the exons ATGGCGGTGCCTCAGCCCAGCAGATCAAGAGACCTCGATAAGCTTCTCCTCCGCCCCGGTCACCTCGTTGGCCCCAATTTCGAGCCCGGCCAAGAA CTGAGAGAGGATATAAAAGAGTATGTGAAGGTGTTGGTGGTGGGGGCAGGTGGGCTGGGCTGCGAATTGCTCAAGGACTTGGCTCTAACTGGCTTTCGGAATCTTGATGTAATCGATATGGACCGGATTGAGGTCACCAACCTTAATCGTCAGTTCCTCTTCAG ACTTGAAGATGTAGGAAAGCCAAAGGCTGAAGTAGCTGCTAAACGAGTTATGGAGAGAGTTAATGGTGTAAATATTACACCACATTTCTGCCGCATCGAAGACAAACCATTGGACTTTTATAGTGATTTCAGCATAATTGTCCTTGGGCTCGATTCTATTGAGGCTCGGAGCTACATAAATGAAGTAGCTTGTGGCTTTCTAG AGCATGATTCTGATGATAATCCTCGAGAAGAAACTGTCAAACCTATGGTGGATGGTGGAACTGAAGGATTCAAGGGCCATGCCAGGATTATAATTCCAGGAACAACCCCATGTTTTGAGTGTACCATTTGGCTATTTCCTCCGCAAGTGAAATTCCCTCTATGTACTTTGGCAGAAACTCCAAGGAATGCTGCTCATTGTATTGAATATGCCCATTTGATTAAATGGAATGAG gTCCATGGTCGCAAAAGCTTTGATCCAGATAATCCTGAAGACATGCAATGGGTTTATTCAGAG GCTGTCCAGAGAGCTGAACTTTTTGGAATTCCTGGAGTTACATATTCTTTGACTCAG GGTGTGGTCAAAAATATTATCCCCGCTATAGCTTCCACCAATGCTATTATCTCAGCTGCTTGTGCTTTGGAGACCTTGAAAATTGTTTCTGGATGCAGCAAGTCACTGTCTAATTATTTAAC GTATAATGGAGTGGAAGGTCTTCATATTAAAGTTACAGAGTTTGAGAAGGACGCAGATTGCCTTGTTTGTGGTCCCGGTGTTCTAATCGAGTTGGAGAAGTCTGTTACTTTAAAAAAG TTCATCAATCAACTGGAAGATCACCCTCGTCTACTCCTGACTAGA GCAAGGGTGACAAGAAGCAGTCTTGTATGA